A stretch of Spodoptera frugiperda isolate SF20-4 chromosome 6, AGI-APGP_CSIRO_Sfru_2.0, whole genome shotgun sequence DNA encodes these proteins:
- the LOC118267756 gene encoding G-protein coupled receptor moody-like, protein MAKCFYNNSHLILSSVSDEELGAIQLFHCHAESHLSFSLALCVIFIILGIPGNVITIVALACDKKVRNVTAVFIINLHISNLLTCIIILPLSASAFAKNHWTYGKAMCIAYAYIRFTLAICSILSILAISVTRFILVCFPFSYIKIYNRRNVSIILLLIWVTALTIYTPYYFVGLGSFGLDSNQGFCTVIYEKYGGILYLCFGYVLPITIMILCYIKIWWAVTKIKRKTQNKNLTSCPSNNVTHNLNGTRSTSRPILNSDSSCQGDNTSNNSAVPPSNEANTPKGRNTVEEIFQATKRRLKGPTKRDKRLLPMIMAIIIAFSFVQLPAMIGRLLILDKPKYPLTMMMLQMISFSDYCINPIIYVFMSTEYRQAYIKLFRTVIIKLRRNLN, encoded by the exons ATGGCGAAGTGTTTCTATAACAACTCACATCTGATCCTCTCAAGTGTGTCTGATGAAGAGCTTGGAGCCATACAATTGTTCCACTGCCATGCGGAATCACACCTGTCTTTCTCTCTCGCATTGTGTGTCATTTTCATAATACTCGGCATTCCTGGCAACGTCATTACCATTGTAGCTCTTGCTTGTGATAAAAAA GTAAGGAACGTAACAGCTGTGTTCATAATAAATCTTCACATAAGTAACCTGCTGACTTGCATTATAATCTTGCCGCTATCAGCGTCGGCTTTTGCTAAGAACCATTGGACATATGGAAAAGCAATGTGCATCGCGTATGCGTACATCAGATTCACGTTGGCTATCTGCTCTATCCTAAGTATCTTAGCCATCTCTGTCACCAGATTCATATTGGTGTGCTTTCCATTCTCCTATATCAA GATTTATAATAGAAGAAACGTATCAATAATATTACTGCTGATCTGGGTAACTGCCTTAACCATATATACGccatattattttgtaggaCTGGGCAGCTTTGGTTTAGATTCCAACCAAGGATTCTGTACCGTCATATATGAAAAGTATGGGGGaatactttatttatgtttcgGCTATGTACTACCTATTACCATTATGATCTTGTGTTACATCAAAATTTGGTGGGCAGTGacgaaaataaaaaggaaaacgcaaaataaaaatttgactTCGTGTCCTTCAAATAACGTGACGCACAATTTAAATGGTACTAGAAGCACTTCAAGACCAATTCTCAATAGCGACTCTTCTTGTCAAGGGGACAACACAAGTAACAACAGTGCGGTCCCACCCAGCAACGAAGCAAATACTCCCAAAGGAAGAAATACTGTTGAAGAAATCTTCCAAGCAACTAAAAGGCGACTAAAAGGCCCAACAAAAAGAGACAAAAGACTTTTACCCATGATAATGGCTATTATTATAGCTTTCAGTTTCGTTCAATTACCTGCAATGATAGGCAGGCTCCTTATATTGGATAAACCCAAATATCCTTTGACAATGATGATGTTACAAATGATTAGTTTTTCAGATTATTGTATAAATCCTATTATCTATGTGTTTATGTCCACCGAGTATCGACAGGCATATATTAAACTTTTCAGAACAGTAATAATTAAACTTCGAAGAAATCTAAATTAG
- the LOC118267711 gene encoding uncharacterized protein LOC118267711, with translation MSEWQATCCNMKDVCGASLKHSVIVVCYGTIMIAIIALLASLGTILSIANNELVYNSNPINAINMIFALFCTSTSMYQAVVSIILLLYVRCKKGSVFILSVWFVSHVVLMVEYTFMFIARSIICLYCGHPMQSLFTLVAACFYDGVIIYFCAIVASYENTLDLDILY, from the exons atgtcggaATGGCAAGCAACATGTTGTAACATGAAGGATGTGTGTGGAGCCTCATTGAAGCATTCCGTCATTGTGGTGTGCTATGGTACAATT ATGATAGCTATAATAGCGCTGTTAGCGTCACTGGGGACAATCCTCTCTATCGCTAACAATGAATTGGTCTACAACTCCAACCCTATCAACGCCATCAACATGATCTTTGCACTCTTCTGTACCAGCACATCGATGTACCAGGCCGTcgtatctattattttattgctgtaCGTACGATGC AAAAAAGGGTCTGTATTCATACTGTCGGTGTGGTTCGTGTCGCACGTGGTACTCATGGTGGAGTATACCTTCATGTTCATTGCGCGGTCCATCATTTGCCTCTACTGCGGCCACCCGATGCAGAGTCTGTTCACTCTCGTCGCAGCGTGTTTTTATGATG gtGTCATCATATATTTTTGTGCCATCGTAGCCAGTTACGAGAACACATTAGATCTAGATATACTCTACTAG